One part of the Bdellovibrio sp. KM01 genome encodes these proteins:
- the glmM gene encoding phosphoglucosamine mutase, whose amino-acid sequence MTNKKVSKVEKKSAKLFGTDGIRGTANQYPMTPDMVVKIGQAIGYILQKQKYNAHPSLRKVVIGKDTRLSGYMIEQALASGLNSMGVAVQLVGPLPTPGIGYLTRTMRAVAGIVISASHNPFHDNGIKVFGADGFKISEEMEREIERLVLEEDLTALLPPSKEIGRTRRIDDSQGRYIVYVKSTFPLEYTLDGMRIVLDTANGAAYKVAPSIFQELGAEVIQLGDDPNGTNINDKVGALHPTKLAEAVVQYRADVGISLDGDADRVIMVDEKGQIVNGDRILAISALHMKERGLLKNNTLVATQMSNFGLEKAMNDAGIKVVKVGVGDKYVVEEMRKNGYNLGGEQSGHIIFLDHTTTGDGCIAALSVLAVMKQTNKKMSDLARVFDDMPQVLINLRVKRRMELDEIKGYHDLIAHIEKKLAGNGRVFVRFSGTEPVIRVLVEGKDKTEISTFADEIAAFLEKELS is encoded by the coding sequence ACGAACAAAAAGGTCAGTAAAGTGGAAAAGAAATCAGCAAAACTTTTTGGTACGGATGGAATCCGGGGAACTGCCAATCAATATCCTATGACTCCGGATATGGTTGTAAAAATCGGTCAGGCGATCGGTTATATTCTGCAAAAACAAAAATACAATGCACACCCGTCACTTCGTAAAGTGGTTATCGGTAAAGATACACGTCTTTCCGGTTACATGATCGAGCAAGCTTTGGCGAGTGGTCTAAATTCTATGGGTGTGGCGGTGCAACTGGTCGGTCCGCTTCCAACACCAGGTATCGGTTACTTGACTCGCACTATGCGTGCGGTTGCGGGTATCGTGATTTCAGCTTCTCACAATCCTTTCCACGACAACGGTATTAAAGTTTTCGGCGCGGATGGTTTTAAAATTTCTGAAGAGATGGAGCGCGAAATCGAGCGCCTGGTTCTTGAAGAAGACCTGACAGCTCTTTTACCTCCAAGCAAAGAAATCGGTCGCACGCGTCGTATCGACGACTCCCAAGGTCGTTACATTGTTTACGTGAAATCAACTTTCCCCTTGGAATACACTTTGGACGGCATGCGTATCGTTCTGGATACAGCGAATGGTGCGGCTTACAAGGTTGCGCCATCGATTTTCCAAGAGTTGGGCGCGGAAGTGATCCAATTGGGTGATGATCCAAATGGCACAAACATCAATGATAAAGTCGGTGCTTTGCATCCGACGAAACTTGCTGAAGCTGTGGTTCAATATCGCGCTGACGTGGGTATCAGTCTTGATGGTGACGCTGATCGTGTGATCATGGTTGATGAAAAAGGTCAGATCGTAAATGGTGACCGTATTCTTGCGATCAGCGCTCTACATATGAAAGAGCGTGGTCTTTTGAAAAACAACACTTTGGTGGCAACGCAAATGTCCAACTTCGGTCTTGAAAAAGCCATGAACGATGCGGGTATCAAAGTTGTTAAAGTGGGCGTGGGTGACAAATACGTGGTCGAAGAGATGCGTAAAAATGGTTATAACCTGGGTGGCGAGCAATCCGGCCACATCATTTTCTTGGATCACACGACAACGGGTGACGGCTGTATCGCGGCTTTAAGTGTGCTTGCGGTGATGAAGCAAACAAATAAGAAAATGAGCGACCTTGCGCGTGTCTTTGATGATATGCCACAAGTATTGATCAATCTTCGCGTAAAACGCCGCATGGAGCTTGATGAGATCAAAGGTTACCATGATTTGATTGCGCACATTGAAAAGAAACTTGCTGGCAACGGCCGCGTCTTTGTTCGTTTCTCTGGAACCGAACCTGTGATCCGCGTGCTTGTTGAAGGCAAAGATAAAACTGAAATCTCTACATTTGCAGACGAAATTGCAGCATTCCTCGAGAAAGAACTTAGCTAA